The ANME-2 cluster archaeon genome includes a region encoding these proteins:
- the cbiQ gene encoding cobalt ECF transporter T component CbiQ — protein MNNMLDDYALISPLRHSNNYLKLTVVTAGLLFGVSATSPVTPLFIALCMSFAIIVFAKVPVTFYVQLITLPLGFAATGSIIILFFFGTGIEMAAMDIAGHHLAIGSQGLDMAVLVMARTLSGMFCLFFLALTTPMVELFSVLKSSRVPAVIIELSMLVYRYIFVLLEVAASIKFAQTVRLGYKDILSSLRSTAMLAGTLFIRSWEQGEKLYLAMNSRCYDGKLAMFCPKYPISTPELFITSLYILSIIAIFITTDHIPAV, from the coding sequence ATGAACAACATGCTGGACGACTATGCACTGATAAGCCCGCTGCGGCACAGCAATAACTATCTCAAGCTCACCGTTGTGACTGCAGGATTGCTTTTTGGTGTATCGGCCACTTCACCAGTGACACCCCTGTTCATAGCTTTGTGCATGAGCTTTGCAATAATTGTTTTCGCAAAAGTACCGGTTACGTTCTACGTACAACTCATAACCTTGCCACTGGGATTTGCAGCTACGGGGTCCATTATTATCCTGTTCTTTTTTGGTACGGGTATTGAAATGGCAGCAATGGACATTGCCGGCCACCACCTTGCAATTGGAAGCCAGGGGCTGGACATGGCGGTTCTGGTGATGGCGCGGACCCTTAGCGGAATGTTCTGCCTGTTCTTCCTGGCACTTACAACACCAATGGTCGAACTGTTTTCCGTGCTCAAATCATCCAGGGTGCCAGCAGTCATTATCGAATTATCCATGCTTGTATACCGCTACATCTTTGTACTCCTTGAAGTAGCTGCGAGCATAAAATTCGCCCAGACGGTTCGACTGGGGTACAAAGATATACTGAGTTCGCTACGTTCCACTGCCATGCTGGCAGGTACCCTGTTCATCAGGTCATGGGAACAGGGAGAAAAGCTGTACCTTGCCATGAACTCCAGGTGTTATGACGGGAAACTGGCCATGTTCTGCCCTAAATATCCCATCAGTACTCCCGAATTGTTCATCACTTCCCTGTACATACTATCCATCATCGCCATTTTCATTACAACGGATCATATACCTGCGGTATGA
- a CDS encoding ATP-binding cassette domain-containing protein, whose protein sequence is MVIIETRDLKYIYPDGTPAINGIDIKIEKGEKIAFVGPNGSGKSTLFLLLNGTLKPQHGQILFHDRPLKYNSRSLNEVRKQIGIVFQNSNDQLFAPSVYHDVAFGPVNLGYAQDKVESCVNSTLETLGLTQLRDKPPHHLSSGQKKMVAIAGVVAMEPDVIILDEPLSNLDPAGAGEIMELLNELKTLGKTLIVSTHDVDLASRWADVVYVMKEGKIYRSGHPSSIFSDLALMEHAKLKLPAIVETFREFEARGIAEGHVPMTLLDLMDSMERSYIGVRCAVADHDIQKGAQVGLFMREGTIIAVPHLEQEATGRALSDAASGDEVMVEDVRGSLSSKTGCIHVVRIPRVIEGGSKNVDIEGVRALLERNTFDRVGVMGTSARVTAEKAGIHPDFEVDVIQSAMLFALRGLDCFVLASGGMADLVKKRVDGRNNKGHRHIQCTFEKI, encoded by the coding sequence ATGGTCATAATTGAAACACGAGACCTGAAATATATATATCCTGACGGGACACCTGCAATAAACGGGATTGATATCAAGATTGAAAAAGGGGAGAAGATAGCCTTTGTTGGCCCGAACGGTTCTGGAAAATCAACACTGTTCCTGCTATTGAACGGTACCCTGAAACCCCAACATGGTCAGATATTATTTCATGACAGACCGTTGAAATATAATTCAAGATCCCTGAATGAGGTAAGGAAACAGATAGGGATTGTGTTCCAGAACTCGAACGACCAGTTATTTGCTCCGAGCGTATACCATGATGTGGCTTTTGGTCCTGTCAACCTGGGATATGCCCAAGATAAGGTCGAAAGCTGTGTCAATAGCACGCTTGAAACCTTAGGTCTCACGCAACTCAGGGACAAGCCGCCCCATCACCTGAGCAGCGGACAGAAGAAAATGGTTGCGATCGCGGGTGTGGTCGCCATGGAGCCGGATGTTATTATCCTTGATGAACCTCTGTCCAACCTTGACCCGGCCGGGGCCGGCGAAATTATGGAACTGCTCAATGAACTGAAAACTCTTGGTAAGACCTTAATCGTTTCAACTCATGACGTGGACCTGGCATCCAGATGGGCTGATGTGGTGTATGTCATGAAAGAGGGGAAAATATACCGTTCTGGTCACCCAAGCAGCATTTTTTCAGACCTGGCCCTTATGGAACACGCGAAACTAAAACTTCCGGCCATTGTTGAAACCTTCAGGGAATTTGAAGCAAGGGGCATTGCCGAAGGGCATGTTCCCATGACACTCCTTGACCTTATGGATTCAATGGAGCGTTCCTATATCGGGGTCAGGTGTGCGGTGGCAGACCATGATATCCAGAAGGGGGCGCAGGTTGGACTGTTCATGCGGGAAGGCACCATAATAGCAGTTCCACATTTAGAGCAGGAAGCAACTGGCAGGGCTCTATCTGATGCTGCCTCCGGTGATGAAGTAATGGTCGAAGATGTCAGGGGTTCACTTTCGTCTAAGACCGGTTGCATTCATGTGGTCAGGATACCAAGGGTGATCGAAGGCGGTTCAAAGAATGTGGATATTGAAGGGGTCAGGGCATTGCTGGAGAGGAATACGTTTGACAGGGTGGGTGTCATGGGCACTTCCGCCAGGGTGACTGCAGAAAAAGCAGGGATACATCCGGATTTTGAGGTCGATGTCATCCAGTCGGCCATGCTCTTTGCGCTGCGGGGCCTGGATTGTTTCGTTCTTGCCAGCGGCGGGATGGCCGACCTGGTAAAAAAGCGGGTAGATGGGCGCAACAACAAAGGACATCGACATATCCAGTGTACCTTTGAAAAGATATAA